A genomic region of Bdellovibrionales bacterium contains the following coding sequences:
- a CDS encoding pyrroline-5-carboxylate reductase — translation MTGDFLKGRNIGFIGTGNMGQAIIRALVNTNKIPAERIFATNRTQGKLQKLVEQMGIRALVNNEELLEHCDVVIISVKPQDFISGIEPISSAFGLNHTVISLMAGVSLRTLKKAMPNVRNLIRAMPNTAALINKSVVGFCLAESAKGMEGVAEDLLSALGTVVQVDEGEEFEALTVSCSSGIGFVFELMIYWQEWLEEHGFDAEIARTMTVSTFLGASLLADQAPETALQELQNRVVSKKGVTSAGLDSMRELEIERALRYSFEKAVLRDREIGQTSV, via the coding sequence ATGACCGGAGATTTCTTAAAGGGTCGCAACATAGGTTTTATCGGCACTGGCAATATGGGTCAGGCCATTATTCGAGCTTTGGTGAATACCAATAAAATTCCTGCCGAAAGAATTTTTGCAACCAACCGCACACAGGGAAAACTGCAGAAGCTCGTTGAACAAATGGGAATCCGAGCACTAGTTAACAATGAAGAGCTGTTGGAACATTGTGACGTAGTGATCATATCTGTAAAACCTCAGGATTTTATTTCAGGGATTGAGCCTATTTCTTCTGCCTTTGGCCTCAATCATACGGTGATAAGTCTCATGGCTGGAGTTTCACTGAGGACTTTAAAAAAGGCGATGCCTAACGTGAGGAATCTGATAAGAGCGATGCCAAATACGGCGGCCCTAATCAATAAATCCGTTGTAGGCTTTTGTTTGGCAGAGTCAGCGAAGGGCATGGAAGGAGTTGCCGAGGATCTATTGAGTGCCCTTGGGACTGTGGTGCAGGTAGATGAAGGGGAAGAATTTGAGGCACTCACGGTCTCCTGTTCAAGTGGAATTGGGTTCGTTTTCGAATTGATGATTTACTGGCAGGAATGGTTAGAAGAGCATGGCTTCGATGCGGAAATTGCGAGAACAATGACGGTGAGTACCTTTTTAGGTGCCTCCCTTTTAGCAGATCAGGCCCCAGAAACTGCACTGCAGGAACTGCAAAACAGAGTGGTCTCTAAGAAGGGTGTCACATCTGCGGGATTGGATTCTATGCGAGAACTTGAGATTGAGCGGGCTCTTCGTTACAGCTTTGAAAAAGCTGTTTTGAGGGATCGTGAAATTGGACAGACGTCGGTCTAG